A region from the Merismopedia glauca CCAP 1448/3 genome encodes:
- a CDS encoding ArsR/SmtB family transcription factor, producing MLNPTPQALTSVAEYFKILSEVSRLQVLCSLQSGTKNVTEIMEITGLGQANVSKHLKILAQAGMVSRNPQGTSVFYEIADSALFKICDLVCDRLAIRLQEQTQQLADLHTLHK from the coding sequence ATGCTCAATCCGACACCTCAAGCCTTAACATCGGTAGCAGAATACTTCAAGATCTTGTCTGAAGTTAGTAGACTGCAAGTTTTATGTTCTCTACAGTCAGGAACCAAAAATGTGACTGAAATCATGGAAATTACAGGGCTAGGGCAAGCTAATGTGTCTAAACACTTGAAAATTTTGGCACAAGCTGGTATGGTCAGCCGTAACCCCCAAGGAACCAGTGTATTTTACGAAATCGCTGATTCAGCACTGTTTAAAATTTGCGATCTAGTCTGCGATCGCCTAGCTATTCGTCTCCAAGAACAAACCCAACAACTAGCTGACTTACATACTTTACACAAATAA
- a CDS encoding beta-lactamase hydrolase domain-containing protein, whose protein sequence is MPDIKQISDDLSVASQVTPEQLQQVATKGFRSVLNLRSPQEEGFLTNEPQQVASLGLEYTNIPVNPSEINDALATEILQKIDELPKPTLIHCASGLRAGAMAFMHLATSENLNPEQVFAKAGELGFDCSSNPQLKQFLTNYILQHSSSS, encoded by the coding sequence ATGCCAGACATCAAGCAAATTTCTGACGATCTCTCAGTCGCATCACAAGTCACACCCGAACAGTTACAGCAAGTAGCCACAAAGGGTTTTAGATCGGTACTTAACCTACGTTCTCCTCAAGAGGAAGGATTTCTAACTAATGAGCCACAGCAAGTCGCATCTTTGGGACTAGAATACACCAATATCCCCGTCAATCCTAGCGAAATTAATGACGCACTCGCGACAGAGATACTCCAAAAAATTGACGAGCTACCCAAACCTACCTTAATCCACTGTGCTAGTGGCTTGCGCGCTGGTGCTATGGCATTTATGCACTTAGCAACTAGTGAAAATCTGAATCCAGAACAAGTATTTGCTAAAGCTGGAGAATTAGGATTTGATTGCAGTTCTAATCCCCAATTAAAACAATTTTTAACCAATTATATTTTGCAACACTCTAGCAGCAGTTAA